The following proteins are encoded in a genomic region of Leptospira fainei serovar Hurstbridge str. BUT 6:
- a CDS encoding carboxyl transferase domain-containing protein: MIPTRKPEPDSILEGTVSLPQIEALIRELKSLNPNRSEISEQLPARRGKLRKVLVANRGEIAKRFFLALREEGIRSVAIVTDPDKGQSWYEPADEILYIGDPDRYSNIQTVVAATLLSDADAIYPGYGFLSEDFRFVETLEAASKIYKKNIIFMGPKAFVMRRVGNKLDARNLARENGIPLFDGSGPITQGELEAIKEAERIGYPVMVKLDAGGGGKGMVVAYNSEELKGAVESAERIGRQAYGNGTYFLEKFVEHPSHFEVQIFNSTAVGVRKCAVQRRNQKVVEESGETFLDDRTLLQLLSSAERIAHISGYSDGCGAGTVEFLLDGKTGNFGFLEMNTRLQVEYPVTDQSLGIDLAKWQILFFDGRESEIPFESVVRRRFSARNHSIQCRIYAEDPFQNYSPAPGRITELELPTFNGVRCDFGFRKGDRILGDYDPMIGKLIAFGTSREEALLRMERALSELYVKGLTTNHEQLLKLIRHDSFRNGNYDNRILNENPELTEQDFTDREEGALFCCIAESNLISEKALTDAFKDGDLPRLLNSEESEYFSHKFDLRSGDRNLQFRLFKVGFNTFEVLLNGKYFGRIGLTTGGNSGEEFTVEFRGRIIPVRVDRRSSFHSVRFSDGEGKLRFLRFTVRVKSSKNPKDNPGNLRSPFQGTFVKIADNPSSGKTWKEGDSVQEGDPLIVISAMKMETILKAPIGGELTYLAEHGDLSRLIRGATASGMILGKGFGEGEILAKIETRKETESSISEEKEIENSLDSLWENWEKIPTNSDPSNGHLPIQSISYKGADLRKLLMSWVSGTFREEEFIPKIGYILSTFKIQKESEIEAKRWETFYLDILKFHVLVRRLFSSDPGTKFSHFGEIHRLLSQWETEGYNPSKSTRKLLSGAFHSYGVQNWSPVRRTKEQKEAFLYLVRAYANLREGKEIFVKILEKFSLFAPSTRSVELALHAIIYLEEREKEPTLEKTARRILALRGNRPQKFRGGNTTISRRHVFDYIRFVKNPWSLVSEESGERLEILFRQSFKTPLPLLPTDLSPPLAERFAKKIDFWKSKGDLTRLFSPEKGQYLYLIDYGREKEYILFSAITPDPRLDLFRSALETAAKNAACILQGAQSLSRVDLFRLEIITTDIPVPFDLSSDEDRVLNYENIIDSANSVVRFFLHGLYSQFTLEIFDSLSDKIRTFSLFFKEGKLRMDIVHPNDPRFPYTLPADSKDAALFRKGKWPLEHWINETFDPSTVREILVPIADGITRVNPKTGQSETYTPGAKIFVGKMGGKDAVFFFKDSRVAGGATGDIEGRKYIASTYYAYRSDIPLYVWNDGAGANIREGMVSLNRAAEGFFMNSLLTARVNAAEFRGAIESHKDPVLREICDKMEQVYGKDFRPYIATEKPNRCFIIAIGVGSSTGLDVYGSSQASLQLLLNEEESYRVLTGSAVIESVTGEKFTNYEIGGARIMGQATGTVDFVASDKLQLLWYLHRIQEVLLGKNKTSSRISIGAQLSKEEWVVLDENELIRNSETNFLLSVKENYSGSGSLVSGFVRLGDSPVLTLGPRTSYGFHSLSCIIKAKESVRIAQKTGADLLLVYGSRWFRSSHWDDSDSLRPRRDFQKSLQDFQGVCLHLLKHPEGIRIPELTSAGDAWLLLDDSSVSRDRATKKELSDAKQWATFDATSEAEAYDKIRKFFSLLRTREILSETSNNRKIELPADTSASYDMKEKVVSRILDADSFLEFYEADPGSSLITGLGRLGGKTVAIIADQPKDGGAPDAPGTEKFRVFAEFVNKHKIPLLMISDAPGFVPGTKQERLRIQQIGGESLDVNVLSQVPVVSVVLRQNYGGRQIHAFSGFLRPGIAYYAFSDAVLAVMGASSAFDLFQGAKVEALKKEGKNDEIELVRREFLESFRIKSRAVEDAKKTGVLDDTFASIEDLRTVFLQGLAEAQLKTREWKKKIEEHYATGQIYGSRDNTDDWKDLILP; the protein is encoded by the coding sequence ATGATACCAACGCGAAAACCCGAACCGGATTCAATATTAGAAGGAACGGTAAGCCTTCCCCAAATAGAAGCCCTCATCCGGGAGCTGAAATCCCTTAATCCGAACCGTTCCGAAATTTCGGAACAACTTCCGGCGAGACGGGGAAAATTGCGAAAAGTACTAGTCGCCAATAGAGGTGAAATCGCAAAAAGATTTTTCTTAGCCTTAAGAGAAGAAGGGATCCGATCGGTTGCGATAGTAACCGATCCGGATAAAGGACAATCCTGGTACGAACCTGCCGATGAAATTTTATACATCGGGGATCCGGATAGATACTCGAATATACAAACGGTAGTAGCCGCAACCCTACTCTCGGACGCGGATGCGATTTACCCGGGTTACGGATTTCTTTCCGAAGATTTTCGTTTTGTAGAAACCTTAGAAGCAGCTTCCAAAATATATAAGAAAAACATAATTTTTATGGGTCCTAAAGCGTTCGTAATGCGCAGGGTCGGAAATAAATTGGATGCAAGGAATCTCGCTCGTGAAAACGGGATCCCGCTATTTGACGGAAGTGGGCCTATCACTCAGGGGGAACTTGAGGCAATCAAAGAGGCGGAACGAATCGGTTATCCGGTTATGGTGAAACTAGATGCCGGCGGCGGCGGCAAGGGAATGGTTGTCGCCTACAATTCCGAAGAATTAAAAGGCGCGGTTGAAAGCGCAGAACGCATAGGTCGCCAAGCCTACGGGAATGGAACTTATTTTTTAGAGAAATTCGTGGAGCACCCGTCCCATTTCGAAGTTCAAATTTTCAACTCTACCGCAGTCGGAGTCCGAAAATGTGCCGTTCAGCGTAGAAACCAAAAAGTCGTCGAAGAAAGCGGAGAAACTTTTCTAGACGATCGAACCTTACTTCAGTTATTATCCTCTGCTGAGCGAATCGCTCACATATCAGGCTATTCGGACGGTTGCGGCGCCGGGACAGTCGAATTTTTGTTGGATGGAAAGACCGGGAATTTCGGTTTTCTAGAAATGAATACCAGACTTCAGGTGGAATATCCCGTTACCGATCAATCCTTAGGAATCGATCTTGCAAAATGGCAAATTCTTTTCTTCGACGGAAGAGAATCGGAAATTCCGTTTGAATCCGTAGTAAGAAGAAGATTCTCGGCTAGAAATCATTCCATACAATGTAGAATTTATGCGGAGGATCCATTTCAAAATTATTCACCTGCTCCGGGTCGAATTACCGAATTGGAATTACCTACGTTTAACGGAGTCAGATGCGATTTCGGATTCAGAAAGGGGGATAGAATTTTAGGCGATTACGATCCGATGATCGGCAAACTCATAGCCTTTGGAACGAGCCGAGAAGAAGCATTATTGCGAATGGAGAGGGCTCTTAGCGAGCTCTACGTAAAAGGGCTCACTACCAATCATGAGCAGTTGCTGAAATTAATCCGCCACGATTCTTTTCGCAACGGAAATTACGATAATCGAATTCTAAATGAAAATCCCGAACTTACCGAACAGGACTTCACCGATCGAGAAGAAGGCGCTTTGTTTTGCTGCATTGCGGAAAGTAATCTTATTTCGGAAAAAGCCTTAACGGACGCCTTCAAAGACGGCGATCTTCCTAGATTACTCAATTCGGAGGAGTCCGAATATTTTTCACACAAGTTCGATTTGCGATCCGGCGATCGAAATCTTCAATTTAGACTCTTTAAAGTCGGCTTCAACACTTTCGAAGTTTTGCTGAACGGAAAGTATTTCGGGCGGATCGGTTTGACTACCGGCGGAAATTCCGGAGAAGAATTCACGGTGGAATTTCGCGGTCGAATTATCCCGGTTCGCGTGGATCGCAGATCGTCGTTTCATTCGGTTCGTTTCTCCGACGGAGAAGGCAAACTACGTTTTCTTCGCTTTACCGTCCGTGTTAAGAGCAGTAAAAATCCGAAAGATAACCCGGGAAATCTACGTTCACCTTTTCAAGGGACATTCGTTAAAATCGCCGATAATCCGTCGTCAGGTAAGACTTGGAAAGAAGGAGATTCCGTTCAGGAAGGAGATCCGCTTATCGTCATCTCCGCAATGAAAATGGAAACGATTCTTAAGGCTCCGATCGGAGGCGAGTTAACTTACCTTGCCGAACACGGAGATCTTTCAAGATTAATTCGCGGAGCTACGGCCTCGGGGATGATTTTGGGAAAAGGATTCGGCGAAGGAGAAATATTAGCTAAAATTGAAACGCGAAAAGAAACCGAGAGTTCGATCTCCGAAGAAAAGGAAATCGAAAACTCCCTAGATTCCCTTTGGGAGAACTGGGAAAAAATTCCCACGAATTCGGATCCATCCAACGGACATTTACCAATTCAATCGATTTCATACAAAGGAGCCGATCTTAGAAAACTACTGATGTCTTGGGTTTCGGGAACTTTTAGAGAAGAAGAATTTATTCCAAAAATAGGATATATTCTTTCTACTTTTAAAATTCAAAAAGAATCGGAAATCGAAGCCAAGCGATGGGAAACCTTTTATCTTGATATTCTAAAATTTCATGTTCTTGTTCGGCGGCTATTCTCCTCCGATCCCGGCACGAAATTTTCCCATTTCGGCGAAATACATCGACTTCTTTCTCAATGGGAAACCGAAGGATATAATCCTTCCAAATCCACTAGAAAATTGCTTTCCGGGGCCTTCCATTCCTATGGAGTCCAAAATTGGAGTCCGGTACGCCGGACAAAGGAGCAGAAAGAGGCCTTTCTATATCTAGTCAGGGCTTACGCAAATTTACGCGAAGGGAAGGAAATCTTCGTTAAAATTCTGGAGAAATTTTCCTTATTTGCTCCTTCCACGAGATCTGTCGAGTTGGCTCTTCATGCTATCATCTATCTGGAAGAAAGGGAAAAGGAGCCTACTCTTGAAAAAACAGCGAGACGAATTCTTGCATTGCGGGGCAACCGTCCTCAAAAATTTCGAGGCGGAAATACGACGATTTCCAGAAGGCATGTTTTCGATTATATTAGATTCGTAAAGAATCCTTGGTCTTTAGTCTCCGAAGAAAGCGGAGAAAGACTGGAAATACTCTTTAGACAATCTTTCAAAACGCCGCTTCCTTTATTACCGACCGATCTTTCCCCCCCTTTAGCGGAAAGATTCGCGAAGAAAATAGACTTCTGGAAATCCAAAGGGGACCTAACGCGTCTATTTTCCCCGGAGAAAGGCCAGTATCTATACTTGATCGATTACGGAAGAGAAAAAGAATATATTCTTTTTTCCGCAATTACGCCCGATCCGCGGTTAGACCTTTTCCGGTCCGCTTTAGAGACTGCAGCCAAAAACGCGGCGTGCATACTGCAAGGAGCACAATCTTTAAGTAGAGTCGATCTTTTCAGATTGGAAATCATTACGACGGACATTCCGGTTCCGTTCGACCTCTCATCGGATGAAGATCGAGTATTGAATTATGAAAATATAATAGATTCCGCAAATTCGGTAGTTCGTTTCTTTTTACACGGATTATATAGCCAATTTACTTTGGAAATTTTCGATTCTTTGTCCGATAAAATTAGAACGTTCTCGCTCTTTTTCAAGGAAGGTAAGCTGAGAATGGATATCGTTCATCCGAACGATCCTAGATTCCCCTACACCTTGCCGGCGGACTCAAAAGACGCGGCGTTATTCCGTAAAGGAAAATGGCCTCTGGAACACTGGATTAACGAAACATTCGATCCGAGTACGGTACGCGAAATACTAGTTCCGATCGCCGACGGGATTACAAGGGTGAATCCCAAGACAGGCCAATCGGAAACCTATACCCCCGGTGCAAAAATCTTTGTTGGGAAAATGGGCGGTAAAGACGCCGTATTTTTCTTTAAAGATTCAAGGGTGGCAGGCGGCGCTACCGGCGATATCGAAGGAAGAAAATATATAGCCTCGACTTACTATGCCTATCGAAGCGATATTCCGTTATACGTTTGGAATGACGGAGCCGGCGCAAATATTCGCGAAGGAATGGTTTCCTTAAATCGGGCGGCGGAAGGTTTCTTCATGAATTCGCTTCTGACCGCAAGAGTGAATGCCGCCGAGTTTCGAGGAGCAATCGAATCTCATAAAGATCCCGTTCTAAGAGAAATATGCGACAAGATGGAACAAGTCTACGGAAAGGATTTTCGACCTTATATAGCGACCGAAAAGCCTAACCGTTGTTTTATAATCGCAATAGGAGTCGGTTCTTCTACAGGATTAGACGTATACGGATCGTCCCAGGCTTCTTTACAGCTTCTGTTAAACGAAGAAGAATCCTACCGGGTGCTAACCGGATCGGCGGTTATCGAATCGGTGACCGGTGAAAAGTTCACCAATTACGAAATCGGGGGCGCCAGAATTATGGGTCAGGCTACGGGTACCGTTGATTTTGTGGCGAGCGATAAGCTTCAACTTCTTTGGTATTTGCATCGAATCCAGGAAGTGTTACTCGGTAAAAATAAGACCTCTTCACGAATATCAATCGGAGCGCAGCTTTCCAAAGAAGAATGGGTTGTCTTAGATGAAAACGAACTAATTAGAAATTCCGAAACTAATTTTCTTTTAAGCGTAAAAGAGAATTATTCCGGATCGGGATCGCTTGTTTCAGGATTTGTCCGCTTAGGCGACAGCCCTGTTCTTACTCTCGGTCCGCGTACTAGTTACGGATTTCATTCTCTGTCTTGTATAATTAAAGCCAAAGAATCGGTTCGAATCGCACAAAAAACGGGAGCGGATCTTTTATTGGTTTATGGCAGTCGATGGTTTCGAAGTTCTCATTGGGACGATTCCGATTCATTACGACCGAGACGCGATTTTCAAAAATCGCTTCAGGACTTTCAAGGGGTTTGCCTGCACTTGTTAAAACATCCGGAAGGAATTCGAATACCGGAACTGACGTCGGCGGGGGATGCGTGGCTATTACTCGACGACTCCTCCGTATCCAGGGATAGAGCAACGAAGAAAGAACTGTCCGACGCGAAACAATGGGCCACGTTCGACGCCACATCCGAAGCCGAAGCTTACGACAAGATTAGAAAATTCTTTTCATTATTACGAACGAGGGAGATTCTTTCGGAAACTTCGAACAATAGAAAGATAGAGTTGCCCGCCGATACATCCGCCTCATACGATATGAAGGAGAAAGTCGTATCTCGAATTTTGGACGCTGATTCTTTTCTTGAATTCTATGAAGCCGATCCGGGCTCGAGTTTAATAACGGGATTGGGTCGACTTGGGGGAAAGACCGTTGCAATCATTGCAGATCAACCGAAAGACGGAGGTGCACCGGACGCACCAGGAACGGAAAAATTCCGAGTATTTGCAGAATTCGTAAATAAACATAAGATCCCGCTATTAATGATTTCGGATGCACCGGGTTTTGTTCCCGGAACCAAACAAGAACGATTGAGAATACAGCAGATCGGCGGAGAGTCTTTAGATGTGAACGTGCTTTCGCAAGTTCCGGTCGTGTCGGTCGTTCTCAGACAAAACTACGGAGGAAGACAGATCCACGCCTTCAGCGGATTTCTTAGACCCGGTATCGCTTATTACGCTTTTTCCGATGCTGTTTTAGCGGTCATGGGAGCTTCATCCGCCTTCGATTTATTCCAAGGAGCGAAAGTTGAAGCGCTGAAAAAAGAAGGAAAAAATGACGAGATAGAATTAGTCCGTCGCGAATTCCTGGAGTCCTTTAGAATAAAATCTAGAGCCGTCGAAGATGCGAAAAAAACCGGGGTCTTGGACGATACCTTCGCTTCCATCGAGGATCTTAGAACCGTTTTCCTTCAGGGATTAGCGGAAGCTCAACTAAAGACCCGCGAATGGAAAAAGAAAATCGAAGAGCACTATGCTACGGGACAGATTTATGGCTCCCGTGACAATACGGATGATTGGAAAGATTTGATACTTCCCTAA
- a CDS encoding holo-ACP synthase, which translates to MTSELDREISEVCQPVFPGISVGVDLVFIPEFKDALAEPGTVFFKETFTDWERAKADTKPVLQRATYYAGRYAAKEALIKALDGPRLHLDAVFQPNYIEIEVRNDNYGRPYFRFYGTLSDYMEKVKSSCIRISITHAGDYAFSEVLLAL; encoded by the coding sequence ATGACTTCGGAACTGGATAGAGAAATTTCCGAGGTCTGTCAACCTGTCTTCCCCGGCATTTCCGTAGGAGTCGATTTAGTCTTTATTCCGGAATTTAAGGACGCGCTAGCGGAACCCGGTACCGTTTTCTTCAAAGAAACCTTTACCGATTGGGAAAGAGCAAAAGCAGATACGAAACCGGTTCTTCAACGAGCGACTTATTACGCGGGCAGATACGCGGCAAAAGAAGCGTTGATCAAAGCGTTGGACGGACCTCGCCTCCATTTGGATGCCGTGTTTCAACCCAATTATATCGAGATCGAAGTGCGCAATGATAACTACGGTCGCCCCTATTTTCGCTTTTACGGGACTCTTTCCGATTACATGGAAAAAGTAAAATCTTCCTGTATTCGAATCAGTATAACTCACGCAGGGGACTACGCATTTTCGGAAGTTCTCCTAGCACTTTAG